A region of Acidithiobacillus ferridurans DNA encodes the following proteins:
- the hsdR gene encoding EcoAI/FtnUII family type I restriction enzme subunit R, with protein MNEADTRAQLVDPALKAAGWGVVEGSRVLREYRITQGRLQGAGQRGKPEIADYVLEYRNEKLAIVEAKRRDLPHTEGVMQAKQYALKMAIRFTYATNGTTIYGIDMEMGSEGELPCYPSPEELWNQTHVVENAWRDRFAAIPFESVGGSFQPRYYQETAVQRVLEAIAQGQERILLTLATGTGKTFIAFQIAWKLFQARWNLSREPSRRPRILFLADRNILANQAFNAFNAFPEDALVRIAPEDIRKKGRVPTNGSIFFSIFQTFMSGAGDTPYFGDYPPDFFDFIVVDECHRGGAKDESSWRGILEYFAPAVQLGLTATPKRRDNVDTYAYFGAPVYIYSLKDGINDGFLTPFKVKQFATTIDEYIYTPDDDLLEGEIQPGKTYLEKDFNRKIVIPERERYRVKLFMSQIDQREKTLVFCANQEHAAMVRDIINQEKTSTDPLYCVRVTANDGSMGDQYLKDFQDNEKNIPTILTTSQKLSTGVDARNIRNIVLLRQINSMIEFKQIIGRGTRLYDGKDFFTVYDFVKAHHHFGDPEWDGEPLEAESTGGSSEVREPRLPLPPTERPVKIRVKLRDGKERSIQSISSTIYFGPDGNPVTAAQFLEGLFGTLPEFFKDEDALRQIWSDPETRKSFLQGLAEKGYNRELLMEMQQIIDAQNSDLYDVLAYVAFALQPVSRSERAEHAKQSMDQQFTDKQRAFLDFVLAQYVKVGDAELDTEKLSPLLRLKYNNAISDAFAELGSPAEVRKAFSGFQRYLYAANEHLTGR; from the coding sequence ATGAATGAAGCCGACACCCGCGCCCAACTGGTAGATCCTGCCCTCAAGGCCGCTGGCTGGGGTGTGGTGGAAGGCAGCCGGGTACTGCGGGAGTACCGGATCACTCAGGGGCGGTTACAAGGTGCCGGACAACGCGGCAAGCCCGAGATTGCCGACTACGTGCTGGAATACCGTAACGAAAAGCTCGCCATCGTCGAAGCCAAGCGCCGCGATCTGCCCCATACCGAAGGAGTCATGCAGGCCAAGCAATACGCTCTGAAGATGGCCATACGCTTCACCTATGCCACCAACGGAACAACCATCTATGGCATCGACATGGAAATGGGTTCGGAAGGTGAACTACCCTGTTATCCTTCCCCCGAAGAACTCTGGAATCAAACCCATGTCGTAGAAAATGCGTGGCGGGATCGTTTTGCCGCCATTCCGTTTGAAAGTGTCGGCGGCTCGTTCCAACCCCGCTACTATCAGGAGACCGCCGTACAGCGCGTCCTGGAAGCCATTGCACAGGGACAGGAGCGCATCCTCCTGACGCTGGCCACCGGCACGGGCAAAACCTTCATCGCCTTCCAGATCGCTTGGAAGCTTTTTCAGGCCCGCTGGAACCTCTCCCGCGAACCCAGCCGCAGGCCGCGTATTCTTTTCCTGGCCGACCGGAACATCCTCGCCAATCAGGCATTCAATGCCTTCAACGCGTTTCCCGAAGATGCCCTGGTGCGGATTGCTCCTGAGGATATCCGCAAGAAAGGCCGCGTCCCTACCAACGGCAGTATCTTTTTCAGCATTTTCCAGACGTTCATGAGCGGTGCCGGTGACACGCCGTACTTCGGGGACTATCCGCCGGACTTCTTCGACTTCATCGTGGTGGATGAATGTCACCGGGGCGGCGCCAAGGACGAAAGCAGCTGGCGCGGCATCCTCGAATACTTTGCGCCTGCGGTACAGTTGGGCCTCACCGCTACACCCAAGCGCCGGGACAACGTGGACACCTATGCGTACTTTGGAGCGCCGGTCTATATTTACAGCCTCAAGGACGGTATCAACGACGGCTTCCTGACCCCTTTCAAGGTCAAGCAATTCGCCACCACCATCGACGAATACATATACACCCCCGATGATGATCTCCTCGAAGGGGAAATTCAGCCTGGAAAAACCTATCTGGAAAAAGACTTCAATCGCAAAATCGTCATCCCCGAGCGGGAACGCTATCGGGTAAAACTCTTCATGAGCCAGATCGACCAGCGCGAGAAGACCTTGGTGTTCTGCGCCAATCAGGAACATGCCGCCATGGTGCGGGACATCATCAATCAGGAGAAGACCAGCACCGATCCCCTCTACTGTGTCCGCGTGACGGCCAATGACGGCAGCATGGGCGATCAGTATCTGAAAGACTTCCAGGACAACGAAAAAAATATCCCCACCATCCTGACCACCAGCCAAAAGCTGAGCACCGGCGTCGATGCCCGGAACATTCGCAATATCGTTCTGCTTCGCCAAATCAACAGCATGATCGAATTCAAGCAAATCATCGGTCGGGGCACCCGGCTGTATGATGGGAAGGACTTTTTCACCGTCTATGACTTCGTGAAGGCGCATCATCATTTTGGTGATCCGGAATGGGATGGCGAGCCGCTGGAAGCGGAATCCACAGGGGGAAGCAGCGAAGTGCGGGAACCCCGTCTACCTCTACCGCCGACCGAGCGGCCCGTCAAAATCCGGGTGAAGCTGCGGGATGGGAAGGAGCGCAGCATCCAGAGCATATCTTCCACCATCTATTTCGGACCAGATGGAAATCCCGTTACGGCAGCGCAGTTTCTGGAAGGGCTCTTTGGCACACTGCCGGAGTTCTTCAAGGATGAGGACGCGCTTCGCCAGATATGGAGCGATCCTGAGACGCGGAAGAGCTTTCTGCAGGGACTGGCCGAGAAGGGCTATAACCGGGAACTGCTCATGGAGATGCAGCAAATCATCGACGCGCAGAATAGTGATCTCTATGACGTGCTGGCCTATGTGGCCTTTGCCTTGCAACCGGTTTCCAGATCAGAGCGGGCTGAACACGCCAAGCAGAGTATGGACCAACAGTTCACCGACAAGCAGCGGGCCTTTCTGGACTTTGTGCTGGCGCAATACGTGAAAGTGGGTGATGCGGA
- a CDS encoding restriction endonuclease subunit S — MREGWEVKPLKEMCLIKPPKSEARKGQNADFLVSFAPMETLGIDQKYLITNQTRTMSDVVGSYTYFSNGDVLLAKITPCFENGKLGIASDLINNIGFGSSEYIVFRANEQLDAEWLYYYLSRQSFRNEGASRMAGAVGHKRITKDFIEDYPIPIPPLPEQRRIVAILDKAFEGIATAKANIEKNLQNAREIFESHLNAVFSQRGEGWVDRRLGDVAMEFGRGKSKHRPRNDPKLYGGSFPFIQTGDVRNSSHLITSYDQTYNDAGLAQSKLWPKGTLCITIAANIAETGILDFDACFPDSIIGLVANEKISTNKYIEYLLTSFKSRLQLLGKGSAQDNINLATFESQYFPFPPLSSQKEIVSIFDDLHEETQHLESIYQQKLAALDELKQSLLHQAFNGNL; from the coding sequence GTGAGGGAGGGGTGGGAGGTCAAACCTCTCAAAGAAATGTGCCTTATAAAACCACCGAAGTCAGAGGCTCGCAAGGGCCAGAATGCCGATTTTTTAGTATCGTTTGCACCTATGGAAACCTTAGGGATAGATCAGAAGTATCTGATCACTAACCAGACTAGAACCATGAGTGACGTGGTAGGAAGCTATACCTATTTTTCTAATGGCGATGTTCTGTTAGCCAAAATTACGCCTTGTTTTGAGAATGGAAAACTGGGTATCGCATCAGATTTAATTAATAATATCGGGTTTGGCTCCAGTGAATACATTGTGTTTCGAGCAAACGAACAGCTTGATGCCGAATGGCTATATTACTACCTGTCACGGCAATCGTTCCGAAACGAAGGTGCTAGCAGAATGGCCGGAGCTGTAGGCCATAAGCGAATCACAAAGGACTTTATTGAAGATTATCCTATTCCGATTCCACCCCTCCCCGAACAGCGCCGCATCGTCGCCATCCTCGACAAAGCCTTTGAAGGCATAGCAACCGCAAAAGCGAACATCGAGAAGAATCTCCAGAATGCCCGTGAGATCTTTGAGAGCCATCTGAATGCGGTGTTTTCGCAGCGGGGTGAGGGGTGGGTGGATCGGCGGTTAGGTGATGTGGCCATGGAATTTGGACGTGGAAAATCAAAACATCGGCCCCGTAACGATCCTAAGCTTTACGGCGGAAGCTTTCCATTCATTCAAACTGGAGACGTGCGCAACTCAAGCCATCTAATCACTTCTTACGATCAAACTTATAACGATGCAGGTCTGGCGCAGAGCAAACTTTGGCCTAAAGGAACTCTTTGCATAACCATTGCAGCAAACATTGCGGAGACAGGCATCCTAGATTTTGACGCTTGCTTCCCAGATAGCATTATTGGACTAGTCGCCAACGAAAAAATATCCACCAATAAATATATAGAATATCTGCTTACTAGTTTCAAATCTCGCTTGCAGCTTCTGGGAAAAGGAAGCGCGCAAGATAACATAAACCTGGCGACTTTTGAAAGCCAATATTTCCCGTTCCCGCCATTAAGTAGCCAGAAAGAAATTGTATCCATATTTGACGATTTACATGAAGAAACCCAGCATCTCGAATCTATCTACCAGCAAAAACTCGCAGCCCTCGACGAACTAAAACAATCCCTCCTACACCAAGCCTTTAACGGCAACCTATAG
- a CDS encoding type I restriction-modification system subunit M, which translates to MFEQAFKNIDDILHKDAGSSSELDYTEQTSWLLFLKYLDALEQDRAMEAELEGRPYTFILEDAFRWEHWAAPKTADGRMDHHKAMSGDDLRDFVNIRLFPYLSGFKRRATGSNTIEYKIGEIFSEIKNKIQSGYNLREIVEIIDGLRFRSQTEKHELSHLYEAKIKNMGNAGRNGGEYYTPRPLIRAIVQVVAPKVGEKIYDGAVGSAGFLCEAFDYLKAQPGLTTSDMQTLQERTFYGKEKKSLAYVIAIMNMILHGIDAPNIVHTNTLAENLMDIQPKDRVDVVLANPPFGGKERKEVQQNFPIKTGETAFLFLQHFIRTLKAGGRAGVVIKNTFLSNTDNASVSLRKLLLEDCNLHTVLDLPGGTFQGAGVKTVVLFFDKGAPTRKVWYYQLNPGRNMGKTNPLNDNDLAEFVALQKTKADSPQSWTVDVSGIDTRTYDLSAKNPNGGDEKVLRSPEEILDEIAALDAESAEVLAAIRGLL; encoded by the coding sequence ATGTTTGAGCAGGCCTTCAAGAATATCGATGACATCCTCCATAAAGACGCAGGCTCCTCCAGCGAACTCGATTACACCGAACAGACCTCCTGGCTACTGTTTTTAAAATATCTGGATGCCCTGGAGCAGGACCGGGCCATGGAGGCGGAGTTGGAAGGTCGTCCCTACACCTTCATCCTGGAGGATGCCTTCCGCTGGGAGCATTGGGCGGCGCCCAAAACGGCAGATGGCAGGATGGACCACCACAAGGCCATGTCCGGGGACGACCTCCGGGACTTTGTGAATATCCGGCTGTTTCCGTATCTGTCAGGCTTCAAGCGTCGTGCTACTGGTTCCAACACCATCGAGTACAAGATCGGTGAGATCTTCAGCGAGATCAAAAATAAGATTCAAAGTGGCTACAACCTGCGGGAGATCGTGGAGATCATTGATGGTCTGCGCTTCCGGTCCCAGACGGAGAAGCATGAGCTATCGCACCTCTACGAAGCCAAGATCAAGAACATGGGGAATGCCGGTCGTAACGGCGGCGAATACTACACGCCCCGCCCCCTGATTCGGGCGATTGTGCAGGTGGTGGCGCCCAAGGTCGGCGAGAAGATTTACGACGGCGCCGTGGGCTCTGCGGGTTTTCTCTGTGAAGCCTTCGACTATCTCAAGGCCCAGCCGGGACTGACCACCAGCGATATGCAGACGCTGCAGGAGCGTACCTTCTACGGCAAAGAGAAAAAGAGCCTAGCCTACGTCATCGCCATCATGAACATGATTCTGCATGGCATTGATGCGCCGAACATCGTCCATACCAACACCCTGGCCGAAAATCTCATGGATATCCAGCCGAAAGACCGGGTGGATGTGGTGCTGGCGAATCCGCCCTTCGGTGGCAAGGAACGCAAAGAGGTTCAGCAGAACTTCCCCATCAAGACCGGCGAGACGGCTTTTCTATTTCTGCAGCACTTTATCCGTACGCTGAAAGCTGGTGGACGGGCCGGTGTGGTCATTAAAAACACCTTCCTGAGCAATACGGACAATGCCTCAGTCAGTCTGCGCAAACTGCTGCTGGAAGATTGCAACCTACATACCGTCTTGGATCTGCCAGGCGGGACCTTTCAGGGGGCGGGAGTAAAAACCGTGGTGCTGTTCTTTGATAAGGGCGCGCCGACCCGAAAGGTCTGGTACTACCAGCTCAACCCCGGACGGAACATGGGGAAGACGAATCCCCTCAATGACAACGATCTGGCGGAGTTTGTCGCACTGCAGAAGACCAAAGCCGACTCGCCGCAGTCATGGACCGTAGACGTGTCCGGCATCGACACTCGCACGTATGACCTGTCGGCCAAGAATCCCAATGGCGGTGATGAGAAGGTGCTGCGCAGCCCGGAAGAGATTCTGGATGAGATTGCCGCACTGGATGCCGAGAGTGCTGAGGTGCTGGCGGCTATTCGGGGGCTGCTGTGA
- a CDS encoding type II toxin-antitoxin system VapC family toxin, with product MILVDTSVWIDHFRSGDAHLSTLLDHAMVQTHDFIIGEIACGNLKNRQQTLYLLSCLPRCTATSPEETLFFIGRHGLMGRGIGYIDASILASAMLVQANLWSRDKRLMALATELGCAYSPTSSE from the coding sequence TTGATTCTGGTCGATACCTCCGTCTGGATCGACCATTTCCGCTCTGGAGATGCACACCTCTCTACTCTGCTTGATCATGCCATGGTGCAAACGCACGATTTCATCATCGGAGAAATCGCTTGCGGGAATCTCAAAAATCGGCAACAGACCTTATATCTGCTCTCATGTTTACCCCGATGCACCGCCACCTCTCCAGAAGAAACCCTGTTTTTCATTGGGCGTCATGGACTGATGGGACGCGGTATAGGCTATATTGACGCGAGTATCCTAGCCTCCGCCATGCTCGTGCAGGCCAATTTATGGTCCCGCGACAAACGTCTCATGGCTCTGGCTACCGAACTTGGCTGCGCGTACTCGCCGACGTCATCCGAATAG
- a CDS encoding type II toxin-antitoxin system VapB family antitoxin — MRTTINLDDELLAQAKTLCGVEDRGALLKEALRALIERESARRLARLGGTEPQLQNIPRRREPAA; from the coding sequence ATGCGAACGACAATCAACCTGGATGATGAGCTCCTGGCCCAAGCCAAAACGCTCTGTGGCGTAGAAGACCGTGGTGCCCTCTTAAAAGAGGCCCTGCGTGCTTTGATTGAACGGGAAAGTGCCCGTCGCCTCGCTCGCTTGGGTGGAACAGAACCGCAGTTACAGAACATTCCCCGCAGACGAGAGCCTGCCGCTTGA
- a CDS encoding integration host factor subunit alpha, with translation MTITKKDLANHLWEVGGWTHPQAEQFVDAFFEHMRAAIITESELKLSGFGRFTVRAKSSRPGRNPKTGQPYEIKARRVVTFSASVQLRTKSNQILPYSRRLRHKTPQ, from the coding sequence ATGACTATTACCAAGAAAGATCTGGCAAATCATTTGTGGGAAGTGGGCGGTTGGACCCATCCGCAAGCCGAGCAATTTGTGGATGCCTTCTTTGAACACATGCGTGCCGCTATCATCACAGAGTCGGAACTCAAGTTATCGGGATTCGGTAGATTTACCGTGCGGGCTAAATCGTCGCGCCCTGGCCGCAATCCAAAAACCGGACAACCATACGAAATCAAAGCCCGTCGAGTGGTGACATTCAGCGCAAGTGTTCAGTTGCGCACGAAATCTAATCAGATTTTGCCGTATTCTCGGCGTCTACGTCATAAAACCCCTCAGTAG
- a CDS encoding HU family DNA-binding protein gives MNKLEFVAALAQHGAMSKVDAEKVFQVFRHTLETELPTAGKIVFPGFCTFEVAEKPARKGRNPATGQEIDIPAKKSIKFKAGKEFADKVNS, from the coding sequence ATGAACAAATTAGAATTTGTCGCTGCCCTGGCGCAACATGGGGCCATGTCCAAGGTGGACGCCGAGAAAGTGTTTCAGGTCTTCCGGCATACGCTGGAAACAGAGTTGCCGACAGCCGGGAAGATCGTCTTTCCGGGTTTCTGCACTTTTGAGGTTGCAGAAAAGCCAGCCCGTAAGGGTCGTAATCCGGCGACAGGCCAGGAAATCGACATTCCCGCGAAGAAGAGCATCAAGTTCAAGGCGGGGAAAGAATTTGCGGATAAAGTGAATAGCTAA
- a CDS encoding HU family DNA-binding protein: MDYLVDTFGFSHKGCAELVASFFSRPGRNPGTGVPCEITACRVVTFKARPKLRQRCNPHVQDAEA, encoded by the coding sequence ATGGATTACCTGGTGGATACCTTCGGTTTCAGCCATAAGGGATGCGCGGAATTGGTTGCCAGTTTTTTCTCAAGACCGGGGCGCAACCCCGGAACTGGCGTGCCATGTGAAATTACTGCGTGTCGCGTGGTCACTTTCAAGGCCCGCCCCAAATTGCGGCAACGATGTAACCCACACGTTCAGGATGCGGAAGCATAG
- a CDS encoding type II toxin-antitoxin system RelE/ParE family toxin, which translates to MRTIDRSSAFKRDYKREAKGQHRATLDDTLRPVLVALATDQPLDA; encoded by the coding sequence ATGCGGACGATTGACCGTTCCTCCGCGTTCAAACGCGACTACAAGCGCGAGGCCAAGGGCCAACACCGGGCCACGCTCGATGACACGCTCAGGCCGGTATTGGTGGCACTGGCGACTGATCAGCCCCTCGATGCATGA
- a CDS encoding type II toxin-antitoxin system RelB/DinJ family antitoxin: protein MSTTTDTYVRARIDTNTKERTASALEAMGLSVSDAIRLLMLRIADEQRMPFHVKVPNATTKKAIAELEAGKGKKFTSVNGLMADLHADD from the coding sequence ATGAGCACTACCACTGACACCTACGTCCGCGCCCGCATTGACACCAACACCAAGGAGCGGACCGCCAGCGCGCTTGAAGCAATGGGGCTGTCGGTTTCCGACGCCATCCGTCTGCTGATGCTGCGCATCGCCGACGAACAACGCATGCCTTTCCACGTGAAGGTGCCCAACGCCACCACCAAGAAGGCCATTGCCGAGCTGGAAGCGGGCAAAGGCAAGAAGTTCACTAGCGTGAACGGTCTGATGGCGGATTTGCATGCGGACGATTGA